The following proteins are encoded in a genomic region of Cataglyphis hispanica isolate Lineage 1 chromosome 1, ULB_Chis1_1.0, whole genome shotgun sequence:
- the LOC126851660 gene encoding WD repeat-containing protein 7 isoform X3: MTAGTSLVVPIVLWGRIAPTHCISCVYLSRDQKTLVTGCYDGQICLWQVDPETLKMTPRCLLVGHTAPIMCLSRASVIMEQNFIVSSSESGEMCTWDLVDGKCREAVKLNSVHTQMLPYVSAGGEDVRLFCSGYYPEVLVMDPFSLEVLFTLSSRVNPDWISALHVLRPAKRKGRFYVHTNDVVLALTTTGTVKVWTLLGHENRNSEPLYEHESKQIRCLNALAMTCCPYNQRTVLIVCSKYWQIFDAGDFSVLCSVTAPRGERWMAGDFLAADRVILWSDEGHGYLYKLPANKLKGKALSSSVADNKNFHSASAEYDQPYLYCTLTQPGDKPLSCPPAMRLVTVQRQNKTLKYLLRGDSEGVVILWTVPEMTTQQLVQISQNDGSTPPALPPTVKTSLTAAWDAMKPPPVGILDQLDSGDGQGIKLTACIYLPQQSRLVVGREDGSIIIVPATQTVMLQLLHGNHQQYDDWPPHQVLLGHSGRVNCLLYPHGAAPRYDRTHLVSGSVDFAVCLWDLYAGTLIHRFCVHAGEITQLMVPPDNCNPRIQKCVCSVASDHSVTLLSLAERKCVVLASRHLFPVVTIKWRPLDDFMIVGCSDGAVYVWQMETGHLDRVLHGIIAEEVLYACDENTIAAAGGSAAGGELGLANPAVHFFRGLRHRNLSAIRHATQRGLHQLQQLHGGHGPDHGNQIKAKGSPLMIQGFRSNPKDPESHILFFDIEALIVQLLSDEYGAMSPGSLEAQGLISAAEYQKVAALTQSASPDAHKKIVDFFGRVKDKAGDVERILKEKDRHGILAKMKEGAENVHTKLQAKAESVGLKPSTFDGKGENWNNSDVAKNSLKRNGAFSEPNATMEVAQLLLSLLHAWGMDPDLDRVCEGKLGLLRPMVPVSFGVLSKGGYMSLLLPTWQTHLEPVGEPTTQLEQRLPAELVRQERLTRAFTARAHWELSTTLTSNHLLAVIALANTLMSMNNATFVPEQERNRKMHRPGNRAAVNWNKTEEENEEMYTVQQAQIKQGWSLLATLHCVLLPDKVAAQGGAKTFKRPQVEMMARRWQHQCVEIREAAQALLLAELGRMGSKGRKALVDNWSQYLPMYSTQEPIAPQPQNQNSPAPGSPVPQSESQPEEEDEEEELAEAEMSIARKPSSVAELKRKQTTAVVLLGVIGAEFGQDVTTTNQRRDNEQRRKSSIVEGFGIGNNNLARHTSMALTHLLHAPHSPKLPLHTPLRRAAIDLIGRGFTVWEPYLDVSKVLLGLLEMCCDADKLVPSLTYGLPLTPQADTCRTARHALTLIATARPAAFITTMAREVARFNTLQQNAQTLNVNLGASVLTRAKPEILRIVEQLIDKMQSEMSDLLVEVMDIILHCLDPGHLKMKPLNEVFPAVCRFNQVSHCPATRRIAVGGRGGQLALYELRGNVKCQTVPAHSAPVTALAFSPEGKFLVSYSCSENKLCFWQQTSSGMFGLGNSQTRCVKSYSTAPINDVARLNPMRLARLIWINNRTVTLMLADGSETRFNV; this comes from the exons ATGGATCCATTCAGTTTGGAAGTGCTGTTTACCCTGAGTTCTCGCGTCAATCCAGATTGGATTAGCGCCTTGCACGTTTTACGGCCGGCCAAACGGAAAGGTCGGTTCTACGTGCATACAA ACGATGTCGTACTGGCTCTGACGACCACGGGCACAGTTAAAGTGTGGACACTTCTGGGACACGAGAATCGAAACAGCGAACCTCTGTATGAGCATGAAAGCAAGCAGATTCGATGCTTGAATGCACTCGCGATGACTTGTTGTCCTTATAATCAAAGAACGGTGCTCATTGTATGCTCCAAGTATTGGCAG atattcgACGCTGGTGATTTCTCGGTTCTTTGCTCGGTAACAGCTCCTCGAGGCGAACGTTGGATGGCAGGTGACTTTCTAGCTGCTGACAGAGTCATTTTGTGGAGCGACGAAGGTCATGGATATCTGTACAAACTTCCAGCAAA CAAGCTGAAGGGCAAGGCTCTCAGCAG TAGCGTCGCGGACAACAAGAACTTTCACAGCGCTAGTGCCGAATACGATCAGCCGTATTTGTATTGTACGTTAACACAACCCGGAGATAag ccTCTTTCATGTCCACCGGCTATGCGATTGGTGACCGTACAGCGTCAAAACAAAACTTTGAAATACTTGTTACGTGGAGACAGTGAGGGTGTCGTTATTCTCTGGACGGTGCCAGAAATGACGACGCAACAGCTCGTCCAGATATCTCAAAATGACGGATCCACACCGCCAGCATTGCCGCCGACCGTAAAGACGAGTCTCACCGCTGCTTGGGACGCGATGAAGCCACCTCCCGTGGGAATACTTGACCAATTAGACTCCGGCGACGGTCAGGGTATCAAACTTACCGCTTGCATATACCTGCCACAGCAGAGTCGGCTGGTTGTTGGTCGCGAGGATGGTAGTATCATCATCGTACCGGCAACACAAACTGTGATGTTGCAACTACTCCATGGGAATCATCAACAGTACGatg ATTGGCCACCACATCAAGTTCTTTTGGGTCACTCCGGACGAGTAAATTGTCTGCTTTATCCTCATGGTGCAGCGCCTCGTTATGATCGTACTCATCTTGTTTCTGGTTCTGTGGACTTTGCCGTCTGTCTCTGGGATTTATATGCTGGCACACTGATCCACCGATTTTGCGTTCACGCCGGCGAAATCACGCAATTAATGGTGCCGCCCGATAATTGCAAT cCCAGGATACAGAAATGCGTATGTAGTGTTGCATCAGATCACAGCGTTACATTACTCTCATTGGCTGAGAGGAAATGCGTTGTGCTTGCTTCGCGGCATCTTTTCCCGGTTGTAACTATCAAATGGAGACCGTTGGACGATTTTATGATAGTTGGATGCTCGGATGGTGCCGTGTACGTTTGGCAAATGGAAACTGGTCATTTGGATCGCGTATTGCACG gCATTATCGCGGAAGAAGTGCTCTACGCATGTGACGAGAACACCATAGCGGCGGCCGGCGGATCCGCCGCCGGTGGTGAACTAGGACTTGCCAATCCTGCCGTGCATTTCTTTAG GGGTTTGCGTCACCGAAATCTGTCGGCGATCAGACACGCGACGCAAAGAGGACTACACCAGTTGCAACAGCTTCATGGTGGTCATGGTCCTGATCATGGGAATCAGATAAAAGCCAAAGGTTCCCCACTGATGATTCAAGGCTTCAGGAGTAATCCGAAGGATCCAGAGagtcatattttattctttgatatAGAAGCGTTGATAG TGCAATTGTTAAGTGACGAATACGGTGCCATGTCACCTGGTTCTTTAGAAGCGCAGGGACTTATCTCCGCCGCCGAATATCAGAAAGTTGCAGCGCTCACTCAATCAGCCAGCCCCGATGCGCATAAGAAAATTGTTG ACTTTTTCGGTCGCGTCAAGGATAAAGCAGGCGATGTTGAGCGAATATTAAAGGAGAAGGATCGTCACG GTATATTGGCTAAGATGAAGGAAGGTGCGGAGAATGTGCATACTAAATTACAGGCCAAAGCGGAAAGCGTCGGCCTCAAGCCGTCGACATTTGACGGCAAAG GCGAAAATTGGAATAATAGCGACGTGGCGAAGAACAGTTTGAAACGGAACGGTGCGTTTAGTGAACCAAATGCGACAATGGAAGTAGCGCAATTACTTTTGAGCCTTTTGCACGCCTGGGGTATGGATCCAGACTTGGATCGGGTTTGCGAAGGAAAACTGGGTCTATTACGGCCTATGGTTCCTGTCTCATTTGGAGTACTATCCAAGGGAG GTTACATGTCATTGTTATTACCAACTTGGCAAACACATCTTGAACCAGTCGGTGAACCTACAACTCAATTGGAGCAACGCTTACCAGCTGAACTAGTTAGACAAGAGAGGCTCACTAGAGCATTTACGGCAAGAGCACATTGGGAATTATCGACTACTTTAACAAGTAATCATTTATTAGCGGTAATTGCTTTAGCAAATACCTTAATGTCAATGAACAACGCAACATTTGTACCTGAGCAAGAACGAAATCGCAAGATGCAcag gcCGGGTAATAGAGCCGCGGTGAACTGGAATAAAACAGAAGaggaaaatgaagaaatgtaCACAGTACAGCAGGCCCAAATCAAGCAGGGTTGGTCCCTTCTGGCTACATTACACTGTGTATTGTTGCCTGACAAAGTTGCAGCGCAGGGTGGCGCAAAGACTTTCAAACGGCCACAAGTAGAGATGATGGCACGAAGATGGCAACATCAGTGTGTGGAG aTTCGAGAAGCAGCGCAGGCTTTATTGCTCGCCGAGCTGGGTCGGATGGGCTCAAAGGGTCGCAAAGCACTTGTTGATAACTGGTCGCAATATTTGCCGATGTATAGTACTCAAGAACCCATCGCTCCGCAACCGCAGAATCAAAACTCGCCGGCACCCGGAAGTCCGGTGCCGCAGTCTGAATCACAACCTGAAGAAGAGGACGAAGAAGAAGAGTTAGCTGAAG CAGAGATGAGTATAGCTAGGAAACCATCGAGCGTGGCGGAACTGAAACGAAAGCAAACCACGGCTGTTGTGCTGTTAGGCGTAATAGGTGCTGAATTTGGTCAAGATGTAACCACAACGAACCAAAGAAGAGACAACGAACAGAGACGAAAGAGCTCGATTGTGGAAGGCTTTGGCAtaggaaataataatcttgcCAGGCATACCAGTATGGCGCTTACTCATCTATTGCACGCACCTCATTCTCCAAAACTTCCATTGCATACGCCACTACGAAGAGCCGCGATCGATCTTATTGGTAGAGGATTCACTGTCTGGGAACCCTATCTCGATGTATCAAAG GTTCTATTAGGCCTACTGGAAATGTGTTGCGACGCAGACAAGTTAGTGCCGAGTTTGACATATGGCCTTCCTCTGACGCCACAAGCCGACACTTGTCGTACAGCGCGTCATGCTTTGACATTGATTGCTACTGCCAGGCCAGCTGCCTTCATCACTACGATGGCTCGTGAAGTAGCTAGATTTAACACTCTTCAACAGAATGCTCAGACTTTAAATGTTAATCTGGGTGCGAGTGTCTTGACTAGAGCAAAACCAGAGATTCTCAGGATTGTTGAGCAACTGATTGATAAAATGCAGAGCGAGATGAGTGATCTTCTTGTTGAG GTCATGGATATTATTCTACATTGTCTTGATCCAGGTCATCTAAAAATGAAACCTTTGAATGAAGTATTTCCGGCAGTGTGTAGATTTAATCAG gtCAGTCATTGTCCGGCAACACGCAGGATAGCAGTTGGAGGTCGCGGTGGTCAGCTAGCATTATATGAATTGCGAGGTAACGTCAAATGTCAAACAGTTCCGGCACATTCGGCGCCGGTTACTGCATTGGCATTTTCACCAGAAGGAAAGTTTCTCGTCAGTTATTCCTGTTCCGAGAACAAACTCTGTTTCTGGCAG CAAACCAGCAGTGGCATGTTCGGCCTGGGTAACTCGCAGACTCGTTGTGTGAAGTCTTACAGTACAGCGCCCATCAATGATGTGGCCCGATTGAACCCTATGCGCTTGGCACGGCTAATCTGGATCAACAATCGTACGGTCACTTTAATGCTCGCTGATGGCTCGGAGACACGTTTCAACGTTTGA
- the LOC126851660 gene encoding WD repeat-containing protein 7 isoform X4, whose product MTAGTSLVVPIVLWGRIAPTHCISCVYLSRDQKTLVTGCYDGQICLWQVDPETLKMTPRCLLVGHTAPIMCLSRASVIMEQNFIVSSSESGEMCTWDLVDGKCREAVKLNSVHTQMLPYVSAGGEDVRLFCSGYYPEVLVMDPFSLEVLFTLSSRVNPDWISALHVLRPAKRKDDVVLALTTTGTVKVWTLLGHENRNSEPLYEHESKQIRCLNALAMTCCPYNQRTVLIVCSKYWQIFDAGDFSVLCSVTAPRGERWMAGDFLAADRVILWSDEGHGYLYKLPAKVLVQLDSKLKGKALSSSVADNKNFHSASAEYDQPYLYCTLTQPGDKPLSCPPAMRLVTVQRQNKTLKYLLRGDSEGVVILWTVPEMTTQQLVQISQNDGSTPPALPPTVKTSLTAAWDAMKPPPVGILDQLDSGDGQGIKLTACIYLPQQSRLVVGREDGSIIIVPATQTVMLQLLHGNHQQYDDWPPHQVLLGHSGRVNCLLYPHGAAPRYDRTHLVSGSVDFAVCLWDLYAGTLIHRFCVHAGEITQLMVPPDNCNPRIQKCVCSVASDHSVTLLSLAERKCVVLASRHLFPVVTIKWRPLDDFMIVGCSDGAVYVWQMETGHLDRVLHGIIAEEVLYACDENTIAAAGGSAAGGELGLANPAVHFFRGLRHRNLSAIRHATQRGLHQLQQLHGGHGPDHGNQIKAKGSPLMIQGFRSNPKDPESHILFFDIEALIVQLLSDEYGAMSPGSLEAQGLISAAEYQKVAALTQSASPDAHKKIVDFFGRVKDKAGDVERILKEKDRHGILAKMKEGAENVHTKLQAKAESVGLKPSTFDGKGENWNNSDVAKNSLKRNGAFSEPNATMEVAQLLLSLLHAWGMDPDLDRVCEGKLGLLRPMVPVSFGVLSKGGYMSLLLPTWQTHLEPVGEPTTQLEQRLPAELVRQERLTRAFTARAHWELSTTLTSNHLLAVIALANTLMSMNNATFVPEQERNRKMHRPGNRAAVNWNKTEEENEEMYTVQQAQIKQGWSLLATLHCVLLPDKVAAQGGAKTFKRPQVEMMARRWQHQCVEIREAAQALLLAELGRMGSKGRKALVDNWSQYLPMYSTQEPIAPQPQNQNSPAPGSPVPQSESQPEEEDEEEELAEAEMSIARKPSSVAELKRKQTTAVVLLGVIGAEFGQDVTTTNQRRDNEQRRKSSIVEGFGIGNNNLARHTSMALTHLLHAPHSPKLPLHTPLRRAAIDLIGRGFTVWEPYLDVSKVLLGLLEMCCDADKLVPSLTYGLPLTPQADTCRTARHALTLIATARPAAFITTMAREVARFNTLQQNAQTLNVNLGASVLTRAKPEILRIVEQLIDKMQSEMSDLLVEVMDIILHCLDPGHLKMKPLNEVFPAVCRFNQVSHCPATRRIAVGGRGGQLALYELRGNVKCQTVPAHSAPVTALAFSPEGKFLVSYSCSENKLCFWQQTSSGMFGLGNSQTRCVKSYSTAPINDVARLNPMRLARLIWINNRTVTLMLADGSETRFNV is encoded by the exons ATGGATCCATTCAGTTTGGAAGTGCTGTTTACCCTGAGTTCTCGCGTCAATCCAGATTGGATTAGCGCCTTGCACGTTTTACGGCCGGCCAAACGGAAAG ACGATGTCGTACTGGCTCTGACGACCACGGGCACAGTTAAAGTGTGGACACTTCTGGGACACGAGAATCGAAACAGCGAACCTCTGTATGAGCATGAAAGCAAGCAGATTCGATGCTTGAATGCACTCGCGATGACTTGTTGTCCTTATAATCAAAGAACGGTGCTCATTGTATGCTCCAAGTATTGGCAG atattcgACGCTGGTGATTTCTCGGTTCTTTGCTCGGTAACAGCTCCTCGAGGCGAACGTTGGATGGCAGGTGACTTTCTAGCTGCTGACAGAGTCATTTTGTGGAGCGACGAAGGTCATGGATATCTGTACAAACTTCCAGCAAA GGTTCTGGTACAACTTGACAG CAAGCTGAAGGGCAAGGCTCTCAGCAG TAGCGTCGCGGACAACAAGAACTTTCACAGCGCTAGTGCCGAATACGATCAGCCGTATTTGTATTGTACGTTAACACAACCCGGAGATAag ccTCTTTCATGTCCACCGGCTATGCGATTGGTGACCGTACAGCGTCAAAACAAAACTTTGAAATACTTGTTACGTGGAGACAGTGAGGGTGTCGTTATTCTCTGGACGGTGCCAGAAATGACGACGCAACAGCTCGTCCAGATATCTCAAAATGACGGATCCACACCGCCAGCATTGCCGCCGACCGTAAAGACGAGTCTCACCGCTGCTTGGGACGCGATGAAGCCACCTCCCGTGGGAATACTTGACCAATTAGACTCCGGCGACGGTCAGGGTATCAAACTTACCGCTTGCATATACCTGCCACAGCAGAGTCGGCTGGTTGTTGGTCGCGAGGATGGTAGTATCATCATCGTACCGGCAACACAAACTGTGATGTTGCAACTACTCCATGGGAATCATCAACAGTACGatg ATTGGCCACCACATCAAGTTCTTTTGGGTCACTCCGGACGAGTAAATTGTCTGCTTTATCCTCATGGTGCAGCGCCTCGTTATGATCGTACTCATCTTGTTTCTGGTTCTGTGGACTTTGCCGTCTGTCTCTGGGATTTATATGCTGGCACACTGATCCACCGATTTTGCGTTCACGCCGGCGAAATCACGCAATTAATGGTGCCGCCCGATAATTGCAAT cCCAGGATACAGAAATGCGTATGTAGTGTTGCATCAGATCACAGCGTTACATTACTCTCATTGGCTGAGAGGAAATGCGTTGTGCTTGCTTCGCGGCATCTTTTCCCGGTTGTAACTATCAAATGGAGACCGTTGGACGATTTTATGATAGTTGGATGCTCGGATGGTGCCGTGTACGTTTGGCAAATGGAAACTGGTCATTTGGATCGCGTATTGCACG gCATTATCGCGGAAGAAGTGCTCTACGCATGTGACGAGAACACCATAGCGGCGGCCGGCGGATCCGCCGCCGGTGGTGAACTAGGACTTGCCAATCCTGCCGTGCATTTCTTTAG GGGTTTGCGTCACCGAAATCTGTCGGCGATCAGACACGCGACGCAAAGAGGACTACACCAGTTGCAACAGCTTCATGGTGGTCATGGTCCTGATCATGGGAATCAGATAAAAGCCAAAGGTTCCCCACTGATGATTCAAGGCTTCAGGAGTAATCCGAAGGATCCAGAGagtcatattttattctttgatatAGAAGCGTTGATAG TGCAATTGTTAAGTGACGAATACGGTGCCATGTCACCTGGTTCTTTAGAAGCGCAGGGACTTATCTCCGCCGCCGAATATCAGAAAGTTGCAGCGCTCACTCAATCAGCCAGCCCCGATGCGCATAAGAAAATTGTTG ACTTTTTCGGTCGCGTCAAGGATAAAGCAGGCGATGTTGAGCGAATATTAAAGGAGAAGGATCGTCACG GTATATTGGCTAAGATGAAGGAAGGTGCGGAGAATGTGCATACTAAATTACAGGCCAAAGCGGAAAGCGTCGGCCTCAAGCCGTCGACATTTGACGGCAAAG GCGAAAATTGGAATAATAGCGACGTGGCGAAGAACAGTTTGAAACGGAACGGTGCGTTTAGTGAACCAAATGCGACAATGGAAGTAGCGCAATTACTTTTGAGCCTTTTGCACGCCTGGGGTATGGATCCAGACTTGGATCGGGTTTGCGAAGGAAAACTGGGTCTATTACGGCCTATGGTTCCTGTCTCATTTGGAGTACTATCCAAGGGAG GTTACATGTCATTGTTATTACCAACTTGGCAAACACATCTTGAACCAGTCGGTGAACCTACAACTCAATTGGAGCAACGCTTACCAGCTGAACTAGTTAGACAAGAGAGGCTCACTAGAGCATTTACGGCAAGAGCACATTGGGAATTATCGACTACTTTAACAAGTAATCATTTATTAGCGGTAATTGCTTTAGCAAATACCTTAATGTCAATGAACAACGCAACATTTGTACCTGAGCAAGAACGAAATCGCAAGATGCAcag gcCGGGTAATAGAGCCGCGGTGAACTGGAATAAAACAGAAGaggaaaatgaagaaatgtaCACAGTACAGCAGGCCCAAATCAAGCAGGGTTGGTCCCTTCTGGCTACATTACACTGTGTATTGTTGCCTGACAAAGTTGCAGCGCAGGGTGGCGCAAAGACTTTCAAACGGCCACAAGTAGAGATGATGGCACGAAGATGGCAACATCAGTGTGTGGAG aTTCGAGAAGCAGCGCAGGCTTTATTGCTCGCCGAGCTGGGTCGGATGGGCTCAAAGGGTCGCAAAGCACTTGTTGATAACTGGTCGCAATATTTGCCGATGTATAGTACTCAAGAACCCATCGCTCCGCAACCGCAGAATCAAAACTCGCCGGCACCCGGAAGTCCGGTGCCGCAGTCTGAATCACAACCTGAAGAAGAGGACGAAGAAGAAGAGTTAGCTGAAG CAGAGATGAGTATAGCTAGGAAACCATCGAGCGTGGCGGAACTGAAACGAAAGCAAACCACGGCTGTTGTGCTGTTAGGCGTAATAGGTGCTGAATTTGGTCAAGATGTAACCACAACGAACCAAAGAAGAGACAACGAACAGAGACGAAAGAGCTCGATTGTGGAAGGCTTTGGCAtaggaaataataatcttgcCAGGCATACCAGTATGGCGCTTACTCATCTATTGCACGCACCTCATTCTCCAAAACTTCCATTGCATACGCCACTACGAAGAGCCGCGATCGATCTTATTGGTAGAGGATTCACTGTCTGGGAACCCTATCTCGATGTATCAAAG GTTCTATTAGGCCTACTGGAAATGTGTTGCGACGCAGACAAGTTAGTGCCGAGTTTGACATATGGCCTTCCTCTGACGCCACAAGCCGACACTTGTCGTACAGCGCGTCATGCTTTGACATTGATTGCTACTGCCAGGCCAGCTGCCTTCATCACTACGATGGCTCGTGAAGTAGCTAGATTTAACACTCTTCAACAGAATGCTCAGACTTTAAATGTTAATCTGGGTGCGAGTGTCTTGACTAGAGCAAAACCAGAGATTCTCAGGATTGTTGAGCAACTGATTGATAAAATGCAGAGCGAGATGAGTGATCTTCTTGTTGAG GTCATGGATATTATTCTACATTGTCTTGATCCAGGTCATCTAAAAATGAAACCTTTGAATGAAGTATTTCCGGCAGTGTGTAGATTTAATCAG gtCAGTCATTGTCCGGCAACACGCAGGATAGCAGTTGGAGGTCGCGGTGGTCAGCTAGCATTATATGAATTGCGAGGTAACGTCAAATGTCAAACAGTTCCGGCACATTCGGCGCCGGTTACTGCATTGGCATTTTCACCAGAAGGAAAGTTTCTCGTCAGTTATTCCTGTTCCGAGAACAAACTCTGTTTCTGGCAG CAAACCAGCAGTGGCATGTTCGGCCTGGGTAACTCGCAGACTCGTTGTGTGAAGTCTTACAGTACAGCGCCCATCAATGATGTGGCCCGATTGAACCCTATGCGCTTGGCACGGCTAATCTGGATCAACAATCGTACGGTCACTTTAATGCTCGCTGATGGCTCGGAGACACGTTTCAACGTTTGA